The following coding sequences lie in one Desmodus rotundus isolate HL8 chromosome 1, HLdesRot8A.1, whole genome shotgun sequence genomic window:
- the MTX3 gene encoding metaxin-3 isoform X2 codes for MAAPLELSCWGGGWGLPSIHSESLVVMAYAKFSGAPLKVNVIDNTWRGSRGDVPILITEDNIVSQPAKILNFLRKQKYNADYELSAKQGADTLAYIALLEEKLLPAMLHTFWVESENYFSVTKPWFASRIPFPLSLILPGRMSKGALTRILLTRGQPPLYHLREVEAQIYRDAKECLNLLSNRLGTSQFFFGDTPSTLDAYVFGFLAPLYKVRFPKVQLQEHLKQLSNLCRFCDDILNSYFRLSLGDG; via the exons ATGGCGGCCCCCTTGGAGCTCAgttgctggggagggggctgggggctcccatCGATACACAGTGAATCCTTGGTGGTTATG GCTTATGCCAAGTTTTCTGGTGCACCCTTGAAAGTCAATGTCATAGATAACACGTGGAGAGGTTCAAGAG GAGATGTACCAATTTTGATAACTGAAGACAACATTGTTTCTCAACCGGCAAAAATActaaactttttaagaaaacag aaatataatgctGATTATGAACTCTCAGCAAAACAAGGGGCAGATACACTGGCTTACATTGCTCTCCTTGAAGAGAAGCTTCTTCCTGCAATG CTTCATACATTCTGGGTTGAGAGTGAAAATTACTTCTCTGTGACAAAGCCATGGTTTGCTTCGCGAATTCCCTTTCCCTTGAGTTTGATCCTTCCTGGAAGAATGTCTAAGGGAGCACTGACCAGGATTCTCCTGACCAGAGGACAGCCTCCCCTCTACCACCTCCGAGAAGTGGAAGCACAG ATATACAGAGATGCCAAGGAGTGCCTAAATCTTCTGTCAAACAGATTGGGGACATCTCAGTTTTTCTTCGGAGATAC GCCTTCTACCTTGGATGCCTATGTGTTTGGTTTTCTTGCGCCTCTGTATAAAGTACGCTTCCCTAAAGTTCAGTTACAAGAACATTTGAAACAGCTCTCCAACCTGTGTCGCTTTTGTGATGACATCCTCAACAGTTATTTTAGGCTCAGTCTTGGAG